ACGGAGAGGCTCGGTATACATATCCAGTGGATGGGCGCTGATACACATGTCGAGGATCTCTCTCTCCGCCGAAAGCGACTCCTGCAGGCCATAGTCCTCCAGGGGGGGGATCGCCGCCATGAGATTCCCGGGGGCCGGCGCGCGGCTGGTGAGTGCTGGCTCCCGCCCAGCGCTGATCGCTGCGCTGAGTATCTGAAGTTCCCACATCAGTTCGGGGCGTGTACGCCCGAAACAGGTCATGGCCCCGCACCGTATCAGCGACTCGACCTCACGGCTCGAGATCTCCATCCTGGACAGAAAATCATCGAGGGAAGCGAACGGTCGATGCTCGATGATCGCGTCGGCCGCGGCAGTCGTCAGCCCCTTCACCTGACAGAACCCCACGCGCAGCTTGCGCCCGCTGCCCGAATGCCTGATCCCGCTCTCGTTCACGCATGGGGGAAGCACGGTCAGCCCGATCCGTTTTGCCTCTTCCAGGTATTCCTCGAAGGAGTAATATCCCCCGCCGTTGGAAAGGACGGCTGCCATGAACTCGGCAGGGTAATGTGCCTTCCACCACGCACTCTCGAACGACTCGACGGCGAAGGAGGCCGAATGAGCCTTGCAGAAGGCGTAGCCGGCGAAGGCCGCTATCCGGTCGAAGACATCAGTGGCGACGCTGTCCGGGATACCCTTCCGGGCAGCCCCACTCATGAACGCCTCCCGGTACCCTTCGAAAGTCTCTCCATCAGTGTTCTTGAATGACATGCATCGCCGCAGCCCATCCGCCTCGGCGTAGCTCATCCCCGCCACGGCGACTGCGAGCCTGATCACCTGCTCCTGGTAGATCAGGCAACCGAATGTATCGCAGAGTACCGCCTCAACGGCGGGATGATGTTTTTCGACCTCTTCGAGGCCGAGCGACCTTCGCAGGTACGACTGCTTCCCCCCGTGGCTCGACACGCCGGGCCTTATGATCGACGAAAGCGCTGTGAGCACCTCGAAATCTTCGCACTTCGCCTGGCGCATCAGCTGCATCATTATCGGTGACTCGATATAGAAACACCCTTCAGTCTTTCCTTCGCGAAGAAGCGCCTTCGTCGCCGGATCGTTGAAATAATCAATCCTCTCCGGATGCAGGACCTTCTCACCTTTACTCGAAGCCATTGCGGCTGCTTCCTGTATCACGGCAAGTCCCTTCTGACCGAGTATGTCTATCTTCACCAGCCCCGCGTCCTCGACCTCGTACATCGACCACTGTGTTATCTCGTATCCCTTGTCGCCGCGCTGGAGCGGCATCACGTCTGTGATCGGTTCCGGTGATATGACGAGCCCGCAGGGGTGGGTGCCCATATGCCTGGGAAATCCCCCTATCCTGATCGCTATCGGCAGCAGTGTCTTCAGCGGCTCCTGTTCCAGCGGCAGATCGGCCGCGCGCGGCGAGACCTTCCTCAGGTCCTCAAGCCGGTCTATCGAAGAGTAGAACGGGATCATCTTGATCAGTGGGGCCACTTCCCCCTCGGGGATGCCGAGCGCCTTTGCCGTCTCGCGTATCGCCGACCTCGCCCGCAGGGTGCAGTAGGTCCCTATCATCGCGACATGGTCCTCCCCGTACCGGCGGAAGATATACTGCAGGACCTCCTCACGGTCGTCCGTGGCAAAATCTATGTCAAAATCTGGAAGCTGCTCGCGCTCGGGGTTGAGAAAGCGCTCGAAGAACATGTTGTGGCGAAGAGGATTCACATGAGTGATGCCCAGGGCGTAGGATACGAGGCTGTTCCCCGCCGACCCCCTGCCGAGCGACCTCATCCCGCGCAACGAGGCAAACCTCACTATGTCCCAGCAGATGAGAAAGTAGTCGGCCAGTCCCTTCCCCTCTATCACGGAGAGTTCGTACTCCAGCATTCCGAGAGCTTCGGTCATCTCGCGCTCACTGACGCTCCCGAGCCGTTTTCGAAGCCCTCTCTGCGTCGTGCGGCGCAGCACCTCCGCCGCCGACTCGCCTGGGGGAAGCATAAATCGTGGAAGGCGCCTCTTTCCGATTCCCGGGTCGACATGACAATCGGAGGCGATGCGGGCGGTCTCAAGTACCGGCCCCGCATCCGGCCCGAAGACCTTCTCGATCTCCCTGCCAGTACGGAAGTACGCCCCTCGAGGCTCAGCTTCGTTCGGCAGTAAAGTCCCCACTGTCTTGCGCAGCCTGATGGCGGTGAGCACACGGTGGGCTAGATGATCCCGCGGCCTGGCGAATGCGACCGGGCCTGCGGCGACCGTCATGATTTTGCGTCTGGCGGCAAGGTCACTGAGCCTCCACCTAATCCTGTCATACTCCCTTCCCTCTATCACCGGCAGTTTGGCGCGAAGGTGCTCGCGACCCGCAAGGCGTTCGAGCATGTGTGGATCTGAAGAGAGTACATAGACATCGTCCGAGACCGACTTGAGCGCCTCGCCGAACGAAAAATCCTCATCGAGCTTTCTCGACGTGACCATCCTGCATAGCTCGCTGTACCCCGAGCCGTTCCTCGCCAGAAGCACAGCACTCGCCTCGAAGCCTCCATCCTCCACGCTGACGCTGTCGGTCAGCTCCACTCCGAAGATCGGCCTGACTCCCGCTTCCGAACAGGCTGCAGCGAAAGGTACGATGGTACACATATTGTCGATATCGGTGAGGGCGATCGCGTCCATCCCCGCTGCCGCAGCCATTGCGGGAAGCTCCTCGACCCCGCATACGCCCGAAAGCATCGAAAAACAGGAACGGGCGTTCAGATGTATGAATGCCCCGCTCAAGGCTGCCCACTCCCCGACCTCACAGCCGCCACAGACCTCCCGAAGACGGGAGCGACGCCCCGGGGCAGCTCCGTTCTCAAACGATCCAGGGCGTCGTGGATCCTGCGCCTGCGCAGTTCCTTTTTTTTGCTCTCTGCCAAAAAGAGTTCGAGCTGGAGAGGCTCGGGCTCAAGCGAACTTCCCTGCATCGATATGCTCCGCACCCTCACCCTGCGTGTGAATACACGGTCAAATACTTCTCCCGCACAATCGAAGAGCTTCAGATCGTCGGAACTACCCTGCGGAAGCCTGCCTGTACCAGAACTGATGTTCCCATCGGCGTAGGTCAGTTCCACCCGCAACCTGCCCGCGATTCGCCGGTCAGCGCGGAGCGACTGCCC
The sequence above is a segment of the Candidatus Latescibacterota bacterium genome. Coding sequences within it:
- a CDS encoding DNA polymerase III subunit alpha → MSGAFIHLNARSCFSMLSGVCGVEELPAMAAAAGMDAIALTDIDNMCTIVPFAAACSEAGVRPIFGVELTDSVSVEDGGFEASAVLLARNGSGYSELCRMVTSRKLDEDFSFGEALKSVSDDVYVLSSDPHMLERLAGREHLRAKLPVIEGREYDRIRWRLSDLAARRKIMTVAAGPVAFARPRDHLAHRVLTAIRLRKTVGTLLPNEAEPRGAYFRTGREIEKVFGPDAGPVLETARIASDCHVDPGIGKRRLPRFMLPPGESAAEVLRRTTQRGLRKRLGSVSEREMTEALGMLEYELSVIEGKGLADYFLICWDIVRFASLRGMRSLGRGSAGNSLVSYALGITHVNPLRHNMFFERFLNPEREQLPDFDIDFATDDREEVLQYIFRRYGEDHVAMIGTYCTLRARSAIRETAKALGIPEGEVAPLIKMIPFYSSIDRLEDLRKVSPRAADLPLEQEPLKTLLPIAIRIGGFPRHMGTHPCGLVISPEPITDVMPLQRGDKGYEITQWSMYEVEDAGLVKIDILGQKGLAVIQEAAAMASSKGEKVLHPERIDYFNDPATKALLREGKTEGCFYIESPIMMQLMRQAKCEDFEVLTALSSIIRPGVSSHGGKQSYLRRSLGLEEVEKHHPAVEAVLCDTFGCLIYQEQVIRLAVAVAGMSYAEADGLRRCMSFKNTDGETFEGYREAFMSGAARKGIPDSVATDVFDRIAAFAGYAFCKAHSASFAVESFESAWWKAHYPAEFMAAVLSNGGGYYSFEEYLEEAKRIGLTVLPPCVNESGIRHSGSGRKLRVGFCQVKGLTTAAADAIIEHRPFASLDDFLSRMEISSREVESLIRCGAMTCFGRTRPELMWELQILSAAISAGREPALTSRAPAPGNLMAAIPPLEDYGLQESLSAEREILDMCISAHPLDMYTEPLRALATRRDLVTSLQIPSMTGREIDTVGWKVTGKATRTSGKGEEMLFITFSDREGRFEGIFFPETYRKTAKELVKGRGPFHIRGKVESELGVASVIVSDAALIR